GCGTCAGGCCCTGGGCGATGCCTTGTTCGTGAAATCCGGCCGCGGCATTGTGCCTACCCGCTACGCGGTCCAGGCCGGCCCTCACATACGCCAGATACTGGACGACCTCCATTCCCTGTCCTCTGGCCCGCCCTTCACCCCGGCCAGCGCCGAATTCACCTTCACCATTGCCGCCAACGATTACCAACGTGACCTGTTGTTGCCCGGCTTGCTGTCGGTCCTCCGGCGTGAAGCGCCCGGCATCCGCCTGCAGGTAATCCCGTCCGGCATACCCACTGCCGACATGCTGCGCAAGGACCTGTGCGACCTGATTATTTCGCCCCATGCACCGGAAGCAACAGACATTATGCAACGAGGGCTGATGGCGGATCACATGGTGGTCTTCTACGACCCGGTTCATAGGCAAGCACCTGAAACCCTGGCAGATTACCTGAAGGCGGATCACATCGGCATCCTGTTCGGCACCGGTGAGAAAACAGCGTTTGAAGACTCTCTGGCCGCCCGGGGCCTTACCCGGCGAACGGCAGTCACCGTCTCCAACTTCTCCGGCCTGCCCGGATTCCTGCACGGAACCGACATGCTCGCCACGGCGCCGAAGCGCATGAGTGAACACTTACTGCAAGATTTTGCCTCCGTACCTCTGCCCTTTGACTACAAGCCTTTTACGCTGCTGATGCTCTGGCATAAGCGCAACCAGAATGACCCTGCCCACCGGTGGATCCGCAACCACGTTAATGGCGTGGCCGCGACGATGAACAACCTGAGCACCTGACTCATCTGATTTTTTCATACGTTGTATGAAAATAGCGGCCGTTATCCTCCCTCAGTTAACGCGTAGACTTGCACCATAAATTCAGGGAGCAGCGGGTGGGCCGCCCTCCTGAAACCGTGCGGAGCCAGGGATGGCGGAGCCGAGCGTACAGGGATGTATTCACAGCGTGTTTCAGGAGGGCGGCCCACCCGCTGCGTTTCGAGAGTCAAGCAGGAACGGAAATGCTCGCACTCACCAGTGTATGGACAACGATATTATTGGCAGCCGCCGTCGCCCTCGGGCCACTGGCGATCGATATGTATCTGCCTGCACTGCCCAGTATGGGC
Above is a genomic segment from Marinobacter panjinensis containing:
- a CDS encoding LysR family transcriptional regulator, which encodes MNPIDTFNLDIRSLSTFIAVLDEGSVSRAAVRLGVSQSAVSHTLDRLRQALGDALFVKSGRGIVPTRYAVQAGPHIRQILDDLHSLSSGPPFTPASAEFTFTIAANDYQRDLLLPGLLSVLRREAPGIRLQVIPSGIPTADMLRKDLCDLIISPHAPEATDIMQRGLMADHMVVFYDPVHRQAPETLADYLKADHIGILFGTGEKTAFEDSLAARGLTRRTAVTVSNFSGLPGFLHGTDMLATAPKRMSEHLLQDFASVPLPFDYKPFTLLMLWHKRNQNDPAHRWIRNHVNGVAATMNNLST